One Solanum pennellii chromosome 9, SPENNV200 DNA segment encodes these proteins:
- the LOC107031213 gene encoding glutathione reductase, chloroplastic isoform X1 gives MATSLSSPKLSTTLSSPTFHSLYKTKFSKFSLLSLSNPVKPLRFNFLSHTRTSSLSYGRRFTTPRAESSNGVETPRHYDFDLFTIGAGSGGVRASRFASNFGASVAVCELPFSTISSDSTGGVGGTCVLRGCVPKKLLVYASKYSHEFEESCGFGWNYEAEPKHDWSTLIANKNAELQRLTGIYKNILKNADVTLIEGRGKVVDPHTVDVDGKLYSAKNILISVGGRPFIPDIPGSEYAIDSDAALDLPTKPDKIAIVGGGYIALEFAGIFNGLKSEVHVFIRQKKVLRGFDEEIRDFVGEQMSLRGIEFHTEESPQAIVKSADGSLSIKTNRGTVEGFSHIMFATGRSPNTKNLGLDTVGVRMTKNGAIEVDEYSRTSVPSIWAVGDVTDRINLTPVALMEGGALAKTIFAGEPTKPDYRNVPCAVFSQPPIGLVGLTEEEAIKEYGDVDVYTANFRPLKATLSGLPDRVFMKLVVCAKSSKVLGLHMCGDDAPEIVQGFAVAVKAGLTKADFDTTVGIHPTAAEEFVTMRTPTRKIRSSPSEVQFERGFRLMVAYGTSVWSYNKQKTF, from the exons ATGGCTACATCTTTGAGCTCACCAAAGCTCAGTACAACTCTTTCTTCTCCAACTTTCCATTCTCTTTACAAGACCAAATTCTCTaagttctctcttctttctctctctaacccTGTCAAGCCTCTCCGCTTCAATTTTCTCTCTCATACCCGTACCTCATCATTATCTTATGGCCGCCGTTTCACTACTCCTCGTGCTGAGTCATCTAATGGAGTTGAAACTCCTCGGCATTACGATTTCGATTTATTCACTATAGGTGCTGGTAGTGGTGGCGTTAGGGCTTCTCGTTTTGCTTCTAATTTTGGGGCTTCGGTTGCTGTTTGTGAGCTTCCTTTCTCTACTATATCTTCTGATTCAACTGGAGGCGTCGGTGGCAC GTGTGTGCTTCGGGGATGTGTACCCAAGAAATTGCTCGTATATGCATCAAAATATTCTCATGAGTTTGAGGAGAGTTGTGGTTTTGGATGGAACTATGAGGCGGAACCTAAACATGATTGGAGCACCCTCATTGCTAATAAAAATGCCGAGTTGCAGCGCCTCACGGGTATCTACAAGAATATTCTGAAGAATGCGGATGTCACTCTGATAGAAGGGCGGGGAAAG GTGGTGGATCCTCATACGGTGGATGTGGATGGTAAACTCTACTCGGCTAAGAACATACTAATTTCAGTTGGGGGCCGCCCATTTATCCCAGACATTCCTGGAAGCGAGTATGCTATAGATTCTGATGCTGCCCTTGATTTGCCAACGAAGCCTGACAAAATTGCCATTGTTGGAGGCGGTTATATTGCACTTGAATTTGCTGGAATCTTCAATGGATTGAAAAGTGAGGTCCATGTATTTATACGACAAAAGAAGGTTTTGAGAGGCTTTGATGAAGAA ATTAGGGATTTTGTTGGTGAACAGATGTCACTGAGAGGAATTGAGTTCCATACCGAGGAGTCGCCTCAGGCTATTGTCAAGTCAGCAGATGGTTCACTGTCTATAAAGACTAACAGAGGAACAGTTGAAGGTTTCTCTCATATCATGTTTGCAACAGGACGAAGTCCAAATACAAAG AATTTAGGATTAGATACAGTGGGAGTGAGAATGACAAAGAACGGAGCCATAGAG GTTGACGAGTATTCTCGTACGTCAGTGCCATCAATTTGGGCAGTTGGAGATGTTACTGATAGAATTAATCTAACTCCAGTTGCTTTGATGGAGGGAGGAGCATTGGCAAAAACTATTTTTGCTGGTGAACCCACAAAACCCGATTATAG GAACGTACCATGTGCAGTATTTTCCCAGCCACCTATTGGACTAGTTGGCCTGACAGAAGAAGAG GCCATCAAAGAATATggtgatgttgatgtttatacaGCAAATTTTAGACCATTAAAGGCCACTCTTTCTGGTCTTCCAGATCgggttttcatgaaattggtaGTATGTGCGAAGTCTAGCAAAGTTCTGGGCTTGCACATGTGTGGAGACGATGCACCAGAAATTGTACAG GGATTTGCGGTTGCAGTCAAAGCAGGGTTGACCAAGGCGGACTTCGATACCACTGTGGGTATTCACCCTACAGCAGCAGAGGAGTTTGTCACCATGCGAACCCCAACAAGGAAGATTCGAAGCAGTCCATCTGAG
- the LOC107031213 gene encoding glutathione reductase, chloroplastic isoform X2 has product MATSLSSPKLSTTLSSPTFHSLYKTKFSKFSLLSLSNPVKPLRFNFLSHTRTSSLSYGRRFTTPRAESSNGVETPRHYDFDLFTIGAGSGGVRASRFASNFGASVAVCELPFSTISSDSTGGVGGTCVLRGCVPKKLLVYASKYSHEFEESCGFGWNYEAEPKHDWSTLIANKNAELQRLTGIYKNILKNADVTLIEGRGKVVDPHTVDVDGKLYSAKNILISVGGRPFIPDIPGSEYAIDSDAALDLPTKPDKIAIVGGGYIALEFAGIFNGLKSEVHVFIRQKKVLRGFDEEIRDFVGEQMSLRGIEFHTEESPQAIVKSADGSLSIKTNRGTVEGFSHIMFATGRSPNTKNLGLDTVGVRMTKNGAIEVDEYSRTSVPSIWAVGDVTDRINLTPVALMEGGALAKTIFAGEPTKPDYRNVPCAVFSQPPIGLVGLTEEEAIKEYGDVDVYTANFRPLKATLSGLPDRVFMKLVVCAKSSKVLGLHMCGDDAPEIVQGFAVAVKAGLTKADFDTTVGIHPTAAEEFVTMRTPTRKIRSSPSEGKAEHDSKAAARV; this is encoded by the exons ATGGCTACATCTTTGAGCTCACCAAAGCTCAGTACAACTCTTTCTTCTCCAACTTTCCATTCTCTTTACAAGACCAAATTCTCTaagttctctcttctttctctctctaacccTGTCAAGCCTCTCCGCTTCAATTTTCTCTCTCATACCCGTACCTCATCATTATCTTATGGCCGCCGTTTCACTACTCCTCGTGCTGAGTCATCTAATGGAGTTGAAACTCCTCGGCATTACGATTTCGATTTATTCACTATAGGTGCTGGTAGTGGTGGCGTTAGGGCTTCTCGTTTTGCTTCTAATTTTGGGGCTTCGGTTGCTGTTTGTGAGCTTCCTTTCTCTACTATATCTTCTGATTCAACTGGAGGCGTCGGTGGCAC GTGTGTGCTTCGGGGATGTGTACCCAAGAAATTGCTCGTATATGCATCAAAATATTCTCATGAGTTTGAGGAGAGTTGTGGTTTTGGATGGAACTATGAGGCGGAACCTAAACATGATTGGAGCACCCTCATTGCTAATAAAAATGCCGAGTTGCAGCGCCTCACGGGTATCTACAAGAATATTCTGAAGAATGCGGATGTCACTCTGATAGAAGGGCGGGGAAAG GTGGTGGATCCTCATACGGTGGATGTGGATGGTAAACTCTACTCGGCTAAGAACATACTAATTTCAGTTGGGGGCCGCCCATTTATCCCAGACATTCCTGGAAGCGAGTATGCTATAGATTCTGATGCTGCCCTTGATTTGCCAACGAAGCCTGACAAAATTGCCATTGTTGGAGGCGGTTATATTGCACTTGAATTTGCTGGAATCTTCAATGGATTGAAAAGTGAGGTCCATGTATTTATACGACAAAAGAAGGTTTTGAGAGGCTTTGATGAAGAA ATTAGGGATTTTGTTGGTGAACAGATGTCACTGAGAGGAATTGAGTTCCATACCGAGGAGTCGCCTCAGGCTATTGTCAAGTCAGCAGATGGTTCACTGTCTATAAAGACTAACAGAGGAACAGTTGAAGGTTTCTCTCATATCATGTTTGCAACAGGACGAAGTCCAAATACAAAG AATTTAGGATTAGATACAGTGGGAGTGAGAATGACAAAGAACGGAGCCATAGAG GTTGACGAGTATTCTCGTACGTCAGTGCCATCAATTTGGGCAGTTGGAGATGTTACTGATAGAATTAATCTAACTCCAGTTGCTTTGATGGAGGGAGGAGCATTGGCAAAAACTATTTTTGCTGGTGAACCCACAAAACCCGATTATAG GAACGTACCATGTGCAGTATTTTCCCAGCCACCTATTGGACTAGTTGGCCTGACAGAAGAAGAG GCCATCAAAGAATATggtgatgttgatgtttatacaGCAAATTTTAGACCATTAAAGGCCACTCTTTCTGGTCTTCCAGATCgggttttcatgaaattggtaGTATGTGCGAAGTCTAGCAAAGTTCTGGGCTTGCACATGTGTGGAGACGATGCACCAGAAATTGTACAG GGATTTGCGGTTGCAGTCAAAGCAGGGTTGACCAAGGCGGACTTCGATACCACTGTGGGTATTCACCCTACAGCAGCAGAGGAGTTTGTCACCATGCGAACCCCAACAAGGAAGATTCGAAGCAGTCCATCTGAG
- the LOC107031507 gene encoding photosystem II reaction center W protein, chloroplastic-like translates to MATITACTTTSSVARAALVQRGSVSRTSIVLGLPSMSKGGKVKCSMEGKGKGESKFGMGESLMAAAVAASMSNPVAMALVDERMSTEGTGLPFGLSNNLLGWILLGVFGLIWSLYTVYTSGLDEDEESGMSL, encoded by the exons ATGGCAACCATCACTGCTTGCACCACAACTTCTTCAGTGGCGCGTGCCGCCCTCGTGCAAAGGGGATCTGTATCTCGCACCTCGATTGTTCTTG GATTACCATCAATGAGCAAGGGTGGAAAAGTGAAATGTTCAATGGAAGGAAAAGGAAAGGGTGAATCAAAGTTTGGAATGGGAGAATCATTGATGGCAGCAGCAGTAGCAGCAAGCATGTCAAACCCAGTAGCAATGGCTTTGGTTGATGAAAGAATGAGCACTGAAGGAACAGGGCTACCATTTGGACTCAGCAACAATCTTCTTGGTTGGATCCTTTTAGGtgtatttggtttgatttggtcTCTCTACACTGTTTACACTTCTGGacttgatgaagatgaagaatctGGAAtgtctctttaa
- the LOC107029168 gene encoding magnesium transporter MRS2-I-like — protein MKTGVSRRWILVNSKGQSSTLDLDKYAIMKRVSIHARDLRILDPLLSYPSAIFGREKAIVLNLEHIKAIITTEEVLIRDPMDDNVLPVVEELQRRLPLPAISLGEGEDDDQPVVNGTRNEMQTVEPTEFPFEFRALEVALEGVCSYLDTQTRELETAAYPALDELTSKISSRNLDRVRKLKSAMTRLTSRVQKVRDDLEQLLEDDGDMADLYLSRKLVAGVSSPLSGQVAPYWSPDTSSIRSKLLSKASRISGITHEETDVEELEMLLEAYFVQIESTMNKLTTLREYIDDTEDYINIQLDNHRNQLIQLELFLSSGTVCLTVYSLVAAIFGMNIPVPWKKDHGYLFKWVVILSGIASASVFLSIIAYARHKGLVGS, from the exons ATGAAAACAGGGGTATCCAGAAGATGGATACTTGTAAACAGTAAAGGGCAGAGTAGTACATTGGATTTGGATAAATATGCTATTATGAAAAGAGTTTCAATACATGCTAGAGATCTTCGTATTCTTGATCCTCTGCTTTCTTATCCTTCTGCAATATTCGGTAGAGAAAAAGCTATTGTACTCAATCTGGAG CATATCAAAGCAATTATTACTACAGAAGAG GTATTGATTCGTGACCCAATGGATGATAATGTTCTTCCTGTTGTTGAAGAACTTCAAAGAAGATTGCCATTGCCAGCTATTAGCTTAGGAGAAGGTGAAGATGATGATCAACCTGTTGTTAATGGGACACGAAATGAAATGCAAACCGTTGAACCAACTG AGTTTCCTTTTGAATTTCGAGCTTTAGAAGTAGCACTAGAAGGAGTATGCAGTTATCTTGACACTCAGACACGAGAACTAGAGACTGCTGCTTACCCGGCTTTAGATGAGCTCACCTCCAAG ATTAGTAGTCGCAACCTGGATAGAGTGCGCAAATTGAAGAGTGCAATGACTAGGTTGACTAGTCGGGTTCAAAAA GTACGTGATGATCTTGAACAACTTCTCGAAGATGATGGTGACATGGCTGACCTTTACCTCTCAAGAAAATTAGTTGCCGGAGTTTCATCCCCCCTGAGTGGTCAGGTGGCACCTTACTGGTCCCCTGATACGTCCTCAATACGCTCAAAGTTATTATCCAAAGCAAGCAGGATCAGTGGGATAACTCATGAGGAGACTGATGTCGAGGAACTTGAAATGTTGCTTGAG GCGTACTTTGTGCAAATTGAAAGCACGATGAACAAATTGACAACG TTGCGCGAATATATTGATGACACTGAGGACTATATCAATATTCAG CTGGACAATCATCGAAATCAGCTGATCCAG TTGGAGCTGTTCCTGAGTTCTGGTACAGTTTGTTTGACAGTGTACTCCTTGGTGGCTGCAATATTTGGAATGAATATTCCAGTTCCATGGAAGAAAGACCATGGCTACCTTTTTAAATGG GTGGTCATTCTTTCTGGAATTGCTTCTGCATCTGTTTTCCTATCAATAATTGCATATGCTAGGCACAAGGGTCTTGTTGGATCTTAA
- the LOC107029665 gene encoding uncharacterized protein LOC107029665 — MGTREVYEEKLKRGNLHHDPTIKPGLGSARCPRCLSLLNSNSKSGEWAITPVLHDFTIVAGSGIGGLLSAIHGFNTGIPFVQRHVKGPKWLPFVIGLPPLLMFSAASATFGGYTLPRFTQLTMTSYYTASSASHYAISLLTRRIEETHTSGVQPKRPG; from the exons ATGGGAACACGAGAGGTATACGAAGAAAAGCTGAAGAGAGGGAATCTCCATCATGATCCTACAATCAAACCTGGCCTCGGCTCTGCTAGATGTCCTCGTTGTCTTTCTCTCTTGAACTCCAATtca AAAAGTGGAGAATGGGCGATTACTCCTGTTCTACATGATTTCACAATTGTG GCTGGCTCTGGAATTGGTGGACTGCTCAGTGCAATTCATGGTTTCAATACAG GAATTCCTTTTGTCCAGAGACATGTGAAGGGTCCAAAGTGGCTTCCATTTGTTATAGGG CTTCCTCCATTACTCATGTTCTCTGCAGCTAGCGCGACATTTGGTG GATATACACTTCCAAGGTTTACTCAACTTACGATGACTTCATATTACACTGCTTCAAGTGCCTCACATTACGCAATATCATTGCTTACCAGACGTATTGAGGAGACCCATACTTCTGGTGTTCAACCTAAAAGACCCGGCTGA
- the LOC107029578 gene encoding probable U6 snRNA-associated Sm-like protein LSm4 has protein sequence MLPLSLLKTAQGHPMLVELKNGETYNGHLVNCDTWMNIHLREVICTSKDGDRFWRMPECYIRGNTIKYLRVPDEVIDKVQEETKSRGDRKPPGVGGRGRGRGGSRDEGAAGRQTKGIGRGMEDAGAKGRGKGGPGAKSGGKGGGRGRG, from the exons ATG CTTCCCCTCTCTTTGCTCAAGACTGCACAGGGGCATCCCATG TTGGTGGAGCTAAAAAATGGAGAGACTTATAATGGTCATTTGGTGAATTGTGATACTTGGATGAATATCCATCTTCGTGAAGTTATCTGTACGTCAAAG GATGGAGATAGATTTTGGAGAATGCCTGAATGTTATATTCGTGGCAATACCATAAAGTATCTTAGAGTTCCTGATGAG GTGATTGATAAAGTtcaagaagaaacaaaaagcCGTGGAG ATAGAAAACCACCTGGTGTTGGTGGtcgaggaagaggaagaggaggtAGTAGGGATGAAGGTGCTGCTGGAAGACAGACGAAAGGCATTGGGCGTGGAATGGAAGATGCAGGTGCCAAAGGCCGGGGCAAAGGAGGACCTGGTGCCAAGTCTGGTGGAAAAG GTGGTGGCCGTGGACGGGGCTAA